In a genomic window of Sarcophilus harrisii chromosome 4, mSarHar1.11, whole genome shotgun sequence:
- the LOC100926761 gene encoding olfactory receptor 14A16-like — MLFLLIYLVSLMGNLLIFTLISLDEHLQSPMYFFLKNLSFLDLCFISTTLPKSITNSLSHSHSISFTGCVLQFFLVISFAASELFLLTMMSYDRYVAICQPLHYEVIMIRETCVKMAIVSWLSGGLFGTLYSASTFTLSFCRFKEIHQFFCDFPSLFKLSCSNIHIGVDVTLAIGVTLGILCFISIATSYGPIFSTVLKIPTTEGKSKAFSTCLPHLIVLIVFITTGITVYLKPPQESNSVLDPLFSIFYTVVPPTLNPIIYSLRNKDIKISLRKLIAWKHF; from the coding sequence ATGCTCTTCTTACTGATCTATTTGGTGTCTCTGATGGGGAATCTGCTCATTTTCACCCTCATCTCCCTTGATGAACATCTCCAATCCCCCATGTACTTCTTCCTGAAGAACCTGTCCTTTTTAGATCTTTGCTTTATTTCTACCACACTCCCTAAATCTATCACAAACTCTCTGAGCCATAGCCATTCCATTTCTTTCACAGGATGTGTATTACAATTCTTTTTAGTAATTTCCTTTGCAGCATCAGAGCTTTTTCTCCTCACAATGATGTCCTATGACCGGTATGTGGCCATTTGCCAGCCCCTGCACTATGAAGTCATCATGATTAGAGAGACTTGTGTGAAGATGGCAATTGTTTCCTGGCTCAGTGGAGGTTTGTTTGGGACTCTGTACTCAGCTAGTACATTCACTTTGTCTTTCTGTAGGTTCAAGGAGATCCACCAATTCTTCTGTGACTTTCCTTCATTATTCAAACTCTCCTGCTCCAATATACATATTGGAGTAGATGTGACTTTAGCTATTGGGGTTACTTTAGGAATTCTGTGCTTTATTTCCATAGCTACCTCTTATGGTCCCATATTCTCAACTGTGCTGAAGATTCCAACTACAGAGGGTAAGTCAAAAGCCTTCTCCACTTGCTTACCCCACCTCATTGTTCTCATTGTTTTTATTACAACAGGTATCACAGTTTATCTAAAGCCACCTCAGGAATCTAACTCTGTTCTGGATCCATTGTTTTCTATATTCTACACAGTAGTGCCCCCAACCCTGAATCCTATAATCTATAGCCTAAGGAACAAGGACATCAAGATTTCCCTGAGGAAGCTAATAGCCTGGAAACACTTCTAA